The sequence AAATATTATATCCTATAAATTCTTCAAAATTTATTATTTCCTGATATCCAGGTTCTCCAAAATTTCCCCTAACAGGCTTTCCTTTTCCACTATATTTTTTCAGTAAATCTTCCGCATTAGAATGTTCAAATATACTCTTTCCAGGCTGGTAATTATGTGTACCAATCTTGGGGATTGGTTCTTGTAATGGAAGACAACGTACAGAAATTCTGAAGATATTGTCAAAAATTGCAAAAGGGGAACGCTCATGAAAGAAAATTTCAACAACTTTTGACAATATCTCAAAGCAATTGCCTATTCCAGAAACAACCGAAAGAAATATTCATAAAATAGCAGATCAAATAAAAGCCCAAGAAGGGCATCCGCAGTCTACAGAAGTCGCAAAGGATTTAGCAACGCTGCAAATGCGGCAAATTTCCACGCCGGAAAAACAAGCAGCCTTAACGAC comes from Candidatus Protochlamydia phocaeensis and encodes:
- a CDS encoding polymorphic toxin type 50 domain-containing protein; its protein translation is MSKVVEIFFHERSPFAIFDNIFRISVRCLPLQEPIPKIGTHNYQPGKSIFEHSNAEDLLKKYSGKGKPVRGNFGEPGYQEIINFEEFIGYNICDQTGEKIPTTWGKIHYSKNGAHIVPTRPKQ